The Spirosoma foliorum genome has a window encoding:
- a CDS encoding D-arabinono-1,4-lactone oxidase, whose product MKKRTFLKLSSALMATPILAPLTSWAADDKLKNWAGNYQYSTDKLYKAKSIPQVQELVKKYPKLKVLGTRHCFNGIADSKDNLISLGEMDDVISLDTKVHTVTVDATMKYGQLAPYLDKKGFALHNLASLPHISIAGACATATHGSGVKNGNLSTAVAAMEIVTAKGEVRTLSRAKDGETFRAAVVHLGALGVVTKVTLDIQPTFMMRQDVYENLPLAQLQQHFEAIVSAGYSVSLFTDWQKKRINEVWIKSRIEKGKTFDAKPEFYGAKRATKNLHPIAELSAVNCTEQMGVPGPWYERLPHFRMGFTPSSGKELQSEYFVPRKNAVEAILAVEKLNAHISPHLMITELRTIDADNFWMSPCYKQPSLAIHFTWKQDWASVKKVLPMIEKELAPFKARPHWGKLFTLAPAQLQSRYEKLPEFKQLMKEYDPQGKFRNAFLDTNLFGS is encoded by the coding sequence ATGAAAAAAAGGACCTTTCTGAAATTATCCTCCGCATTAATGGCAACACCTATATTAGCTCCACTAACGAGTTGGGCAGCAGATGATAAACTCAAAAACTGGGCAGGTAATTACCAGTATAGTACCGATAAACTATATAAAGCCAAGTCGATTCCACAGGTTCAGGAATTGGTGAAAAAATACCCTAAGCTGAAGGTACTCGGTACGCGCCACTGTTTCAATGGCATTGCCGACAGTAAGGACAACCTTATTTCGCTGGGTGAAATGGACGACGTTATTTCGCTGGATACCAAAGTGCATACCGTAACAGTCGATGCCACAATGAAATATGGCCAATTGGCTCCCTATCTCGATAAAAAAGGGTTCGCTTTGCATAACTTGGCTTCGTTGCCTCACATCTCCATTGCAGGTGCCTGTGCCACCGCAACGCACGGTTCGGGCGTAAAGAATGGTAACCTTTCTACGGCAGTTGCCGCTATGGAAATCGTAACGGCTAAAGGCGAAGTTCGCACGTTATCGCGGGCTAAAGATGGCGAAACTTTCCGAGCGGCCGTTGTGCACCTGGGTGCTCTGGGCGTTGTTACAAAAGTCACGCTCGACATTCAGCCGACGTTTATGATGCGTCAAGATGTCTATGAAAATCTGCCATTAGCGCAGCTTCAGCAACATTTTGAGGCCATTGTGTCGGCTGGCTACAGCGTGAGTCTATTTACCGATTGGCAAAAGAAACGCATTAATGAGGTCTGGATAAAAAGCCGCATTGAGAAAGGGAAGACGTTTGACGCTAAGCCGGAGTTTTACGGTGCCAAACGCGCCACGAAAAACCTTCACCCCATTGCCGAACTGTCAGCGGTCAATTGTACCGAGCAAATGGGCGTACCGGGTCCCTGGTATGAACGCTTACCGCACTTTCGCATGGGTTTCACACCTAGCAGTGGGAAGGAACTGCAATCGGAATATTTCGTTCCGCGGAAGAACGCAGTCGAGGCTATTCTGGCGGTTGAAAAGCTAAACGCGCACATCAGCCCGCATTTGATGATTACGGAACTACGTACCATCGACGCCGATAATTTCTGGATGAGTCCCTGTTACAAACAGCCAAGTCTGGCCATTCACTTTACCTGGAAACAGGATTGGGCTTCGGTCAAAAAAGTGCTACCGATGATCGAGAAAGAATTGGCTCCGTTTAAAGCTCGTCCGCACTGGGGGAAATTGTTTACACTGGCACCAGCCCAATTACAGTCACGCTACGAAAAATTACCGGAGTTTAAGCAGCTCATGAAGGAATACGATCCGCAAGGGAAATTCCGGAATGCGTTTCTTGATACGAATCTGTTTGGAAGTTAG
- a CDS encoding MIP/aquaporin family protein → MQTSPFLGELIGTMVLILLGDGVVANVVLKQTKGESSGWIVITAGWAFAVTMGVFVSKAFGSTDAHLNPAVTVAFAVATNDYSHIVPYITAQLIGAFLGATLVWLQYLPHWAATPDPDAKLACFATGPAIRNTGANLLSESLATLVLILGLAGISSKNLGELAIGVGPYLVGILVWSIGLSLGGTTGYAMSPARDFSPRLAHALLPIPNKGSSDWGYAWIPVIGPLIGAVIGGVLIQWFAL, encoded by the coding sequence ATGCAAACCTCTCCTTTTCTGGGTGAATTAATCGGTACAATGGTGCTCATTCTGTTGGGCGATGGTGTAGTAGCCAATGTGGTTCTGAAACAGACCAAAGGCGAATCGTCGGGCTGGATTGTCATTACGGCGGGGTGGGCGTTTGCCGTTACAATGGGAGTGTTTGTGTCCAAGGCTTTTGGCAGCACCGATGCCCATTTGAATCCTGCTGTTACCGTGGCCTTTGCCGTAGCGACCAATGATTATAGCCACATAGTGCCTTATATTACGGCGCAACTGATTGGGGCGTTTCTGGGCGCTACGCTGGTCTGGTTACAGTACCTCCCTCACTGGGCCGCCACGCCCGATCCAGACGCCAAGCTGGCTTGCTTCGCTACAGGTCCAGCTATTCGCAACACAGGCGCTAATTTATTGAGTGAATCGTTGGCCACATTAGTACTCATCCTTGGATTAGCCGGGATTTCGTCTAAAAATCTAGGCGAATTAGCCATTGGTGTTGGGCCGTATTTAGTCGGTATTTTGGTTTGGAGTATTGGCCTTTCGCTTGGTGGAACAACAGGCTACGCCATGAGCCCCGCCCGTGATTTCAGCCCGCGTCTGGCACACGCGCTGTTGCCAATTCCGAATAAAGGTTCGTCTGACTGGGGGTACGCCTGGATACCGGTTATAGGACCATTGATAGGAGCTGTGATTGGTGGCGTGTTGATTCAGTGGTTTGCACTCTAA
- a CDS encoding zinc-dependent alcohol dehydrogenase family protein, protein MKSIIFEKTGKPADILKSTDVPMPEPSPNEVRVKVIASPINPSDIMFVQNLYGIRPQLPSGAGFEGVGIVDALGEGVQMRTGMRVSFTSIGTWSEYAIAHHRSLIPVPDAMPDDVAAQLFVNPFTAYAMVQDAKVPEGGWLMLTAAGSAFGKMVIQLCKMRGIKTIGTVRRDDLNEELKALGLTEIVNTETENLSARVKQITEGAGVTCVLDSVGGHTASEALKCLGKGGTMLIYGVLSLQDPTINAGLLIFRELTVRGFWLTDWMRRVDSQTRQDVAQNVISLLASGAIQLPVEAAYSLDQIVEAVEHADRTGRWGKILVKP, encoded by the coding sequence ATGAAAAGCATCATTTTTGAAAAAACAGGAAAACCTGCCGATATTCTCAAATCCACCGATGTGCCAATGCCTGAGCCCAGCCCAAATGAGGTTCGGGTAAAAGTCATTGCCTCGCCCATTAACCCGTCTGACATCATGTTTGTACAAAACCTGTACGGCATTCGGCCTCAGTTGCCGTCGGGTGCAGGTTTTGAAGGCGTCGGCATCGTGGATGCATTAGGCGAAGGCGTGCAGATGCGAACGGGCATGCGGGTGAGTTTTACCAGCATTGGCACTTGGTCGGAGTATGCCATTGCGCACCATCGCAGTCTGATTCCCGTTCCTGATGCGATGCCCGATGACGTAGCGGCTCAGTTATTTGTCAACCCATTCACGGCCTATGCGATGGTACAGGATGCGAAAGTACCAGAGGGTGGCTGGCTAATGCTAACAGCGGCTGGATCAGCGTTTGGGAAAATGGTGATTCAGTTGTGTAAAATGCGGGGTATCAAAACCATTGGTACGGTTCGACGTGATGACCTTAACGAGGAGCTAAAAGCATTGGGTCTGACGGAGATTGTAAATACAGAAACCGAAAATCTGTCTGCCCGTGTCAAACAAATTACAGAAGGGGCTGGCGTTACTTGTGTGTTAGATTCTGTAGGTGGGCATACCGCCAGCGAAGCGCTGAAATGTCTTGGTAAAGGTGGTACTATGCTTATTTATGGTGTACTGAGTTTGCAAGATCCTACCATTAATGCCGGGCTACTTATATTCAGAGAGTTGACAGTCAGAGGATTCTGGCTGACAGACTGGATGCGCAGAGTAGATAGCCAAACTCGTCAGGATGTAGCTCAAAATGTGATCAGTTTGCTGGCGTCAGGCGCTATTCAACTACCTGTTGAAGCAGCTTATTCGCTGGACCAAATCGTAGAGGCCGTTGAGCATGCCGACCGCACAGGCCGATGGGGGAAAATTCTGGTGAAGCCGTAA
- a CDS encoding MotA/TolQ/ExbB proton channel family protein, which yields MLLLQVPAVDTTAASLSATTAAQPQSLQLFDLVAKGGWVMIPIAFLFCAALYLIFERYFVIRAQTKADANFIDNIRDMIAQGNIKSAESFAKNQRTAMGRVFEKAIGRIGSPIREIESTVETVGQIELSRLERNMGYLGIIAGIAPMMGFIGTISGIIRIFYDISLSDNISVGIIAGGLYEKMITSGAGLIVGVIAYTGYHLLNMMIEKFTLSLEVNAFEFIEVLQKPTTEPARMR from the coding sequence ATGCTCTTGCTTCAGGTTCCGGCTGTTGACACCACGGCCGCATCGCTGTCGGCCACCACGGCTGCTCAACCCCAATCGTTGCAACTTTTTGATCTGGTAGCCAAAGGCGGCTGGGTTATGATACCCATTGCGTTTTTGTTCTGTGCTGCTCTTTATCTGATTTTTGAGCGATACTTCGTCATCCGTGCACAAACCAAGGCCGATGCCAACTTTATTGATAACATCCGCGATATGATCGCGCAGGGAAATATCAAATCGGCCGAGTCATTCGCTAAAAATCAGCGAACGGCTATGGGACGCGTGTTCGAAAAAGCCATTGGTCGGATTGGATCGCCTATTCGGGAAATCGAAAGTACCGTCGAAACCGTTGGTCAGATTGAATTGTCGCGTCTGGAACGCAACATGGGCTATTTAGGGATTATCGCGGGGATTGCCCCAATGATGGGTTTTATTGGGACTATCTCTGGTATTATCCGTATTTTCTACGATATCTCGCTGTCCGACAATATTAGCGTTGGGATTATTGCCGGTGGGCTATACGAGAAAATGATCACATCGGGCGCGGGTCTGATTGTGGGGGTTATTGCCTATACCGGCTATCACCTGCTCAACATGATGATCGAGAAGTTTACCCTTTCGCTCGAAGTGAATGCCTTCGAATTCATCGAAGTTCTCCAGAAACCAACCACCGAACCCGCCCGGATGCGGTAA
- a CDS encoding ExbD/TolR family protein, producing the protein MKLRRKQKFAAEVATSSLNDIMFFLLLFFLIISTVANPNVIKLMLPKASSSQQLSKKQVTLSVDDKKQYFIDKKPVDPANLELELKTIMAGIAEPTVVVRFDKTLTVQDLVDVLQTGAKLNIKMVMATSK; encoded by the coding sequence ATGAAACTCCGTCGAAAACAAAAGTTTGCTGCCGAAGTCGCGACATCATCGTTGAACGACATCATGTTTTTCCTGTTGTTGTTCTTCCTGATTATCTCGACGGTGGCTAACCCCAATGTCATTAAACTGATGTTGCCCAAGGCATCGTCGTCGCAGCAACTGAGTAAGAAGCAAGTGACCTTATCGGTCGATGACAAGAAGCAGTATTTTATTGATAAGAAGCCGGTTGATCCGGCAAATCTGGAACTTGAATTGAAAACGATCATGGCCGGTATTGCTGAACCGACGGTTGTTGTTCGTTTCGACAAAACCTTAACCGTACAGGATTTGGTGGATGTTCTCCAGACAGGGGCCAAGCTGAATATTAAAATGGTAATGGCAACATCGAAGTAG
- a CDS encoding TonB-dependent receptor: MITRIAVICCLLSTTAFAQNLRGRITDASNNTPLPGVTVLVVGQQLGATTNGEGDFSLKLTPGQYTLRFSSLGFETAEQPIKVEANGNAPLNVALKPAQTSLSEVVVVGSRNLNRSVTDSPAPIDIIDVRQVTSKTGQLDVNQLLQFVAPSFNSNRQTGSDGADHVDPASLRGLGPDQTLVLINGKRQHQSSLVTLFGTRGRGNTGTDLNTIPAAAIERIEILRDGAAAQYGSDAIAGVINIVLKTSTNQLTANVNYGAYQAKYRFDNQKFDGGNLNVNANYGFRLGKNGFLNLTGDFNQRQHTNRANTPGIDSTLQRRQYGDSKITNSSLYVNAQLPVTANTTLYAFGGINSRQGDAYAWTRTADSPRNIPSIYPDGFDPIITSKILDGTFAAGVRTNLRGWNVDLGNIFGSNRFDYGVKNTLNTSMGASSPREFNAGGFQLQQNVTGLHFTRFYKNTLQGLNIAFGSEFRYENYKIFAGEEASYKAYDITKAAGSQGFPGFQPSNSLNKSRTNLGVYIDTEADLTKAFMIGAAARYENYSDFGSTLNGKLSSRLKISPAFMLRGTVSTGFRAPSLAQTYFNSTITNFVGGQAVQVQIAQNGSAITQALGVPPLKQETSINGSLGFTSQLGSGFSLTVDAYYVRIKDRVVLTGQFSDDLPAIADELKQLNVSRVQFFTNAISTRTRGIDIVLAHHTQLGNGRLNTSLGLNFNSLDTISVNTNAKLKPYKDLYFDLREYYFVKASAPPSKMNLTVDYSINKWAFLLRVVRFGEVKLANWNYDSNNLDVYRPKATTDLSISYRFTPQVGLSIGGSNIFNVYPDLHRADLTESGGAWDPVQMGSNGAYWFGKLNFRF, from the coding sequence ATGATTACACGAATAGCAGTTATTTGTTGTCTGTTATCGACAACAGCATTTGCACAAAATCTGCGTGGCCGCATCACCGACGCATCGAATAATACTCCCTTACCTGGTGTAACCGTACTGGTTGTTGGCCAGCAACTTGGCGCCACAACCAATGGTGAAGGTGATTTTTCCCTGAAACTGACACCAGGTCAGTACACGTTACGATTCAGTTCGTTAGGTTTTGAAACTGCCGAGCAACCCATCAAGGTAGAGGCAAATGGCAATGCACCCCTGAATGTGGCCCTGAAGCCTGCCCAAACCAGCCTTAGTGAAGTGGTTGTAGTCGGCTCACGTAATCTGAATCGTTCGGTTACCGATTCGCCTGCACCAATTGATATCATTGATGTGCGGCAGGTAACCTCAAAAACGGGCCAATTGGATGTTAATCAGTTACTTCAGTTTGTAGCGCCATCGTTCAACTCCAATCGGCAAACTGGCTCCGACGGCGCTGACCACGTGGACCCTGCTTCTCTTCGAGGTCTTGGTCCTGACCAAACCTTAGTTCTGATTAACGGTAAGCGCCAGCACCAATCATCGTTAGTTACCTTGTTTGGTACAAGAGGTCGAGGCAATACGGGAACTGACTTGAATACAATTCCGGCGGCTGCTATCGAACGCATTGAAATTCTTCGGGATGGTGCAGCCGCTCAGTATGGTTCTGATGCTATTGCCGGGGTTATTAACATTGTCCTGAAAACCAGCACCAATCAGTTAACAGCCAACGTCAACTATGGCGCCTATCAGGCCAAGTATCGCTTCGACAATCAGAAATTTGATGGTGGCAATCTCAACGTAAACGCCAACTACGGATTCCGTCTGGGCAAAAATGGGTTCCTCAATCTGACAGGCGATTTCAACCAACGTCAGCATACAAACCGGGCTAATACGCCTGGAATCGACTCAACGTTACAACGTCGGCAATATGGCGATTCAAAGATTACGAACTCGTCACTCTATGTAAATGCTCAGCTTCCAGTCACAGCAAACACAACGCTTTACGCCTTTGGTGGTATCAATAGCCGCCAGGGCGATGCCTATGCCTGGACACGCACGGCTGATAGTCCACGGAACATTCCTTCTATTTATCCCGATGGGTTTGACCCGATTATCACCAGCAAAATTCTTGATGGAACCTTTGCCGCTGGTGTACGTACAAACCTGCGCGGCTGGAATGTGGATTTGGGCAATATCTTTGGTTCAAACCGTTTCGATTATGGTGTTAAGAACACGCTGAATACATCAATGGGAGCTTCATCTCCCCGCGAGTTCAATGCTGGCGGTTTTCAGTTGCAGCAAAACGTAACGGGTCTGCATTTCACCCGATTCTACAAAAACACCTTACAAGGCCTGAACATCGCCTTTGGCTCAGAGTTCCGGTATGAGAATTATAAGATTTTCGCAGGTGAAGAAGCTTCCTATAAAGCGTATGATATTACAAAAGCAGCTGGTTCACAGGGGTTTCCTGGCTTTCAGCCAAGTAATTCGCTGAATAAAAGTCGTACTAATTTGGGGGTTTATATCGACACGGAGGCTGACCTGACTAAAGCCTTTATGATTGGGGCAGCTGCCCGCTATGAGAACTATAGCGATTTTGGAAGTACCCTGAATGGTAAACTATCGAGTCGTCTGAAAATAAGTCCGGCGTTTATGCTGCGGGGTACGGTAAGTACGGGTTTCCGCGCTCCTTCGCTGGCGCAAACCTATTTCAACTCGACTATTACGAATTTCGTAGGTGGTCAGGCGGTGCAGGTGCAGATTGCCCAGAACGGTAGTGCTATTACCCAAGCTTTGGGTGTACCTCCTCTTAAACAGGAAACCTCTATTAACGGAAGTTTGGGATTTACGAGCCAACTAGGAAGCGGCTTCTCGTTAACCGTTGACGCGTATTACGTTCGTATCAAAGATCGGGTTGTTCTGACAGGACAATTCAGCGATGATTTACCTGCTATTGCCGATGAATTAAAGCAATTGAATGTGAGTCGTGTACAGTTTTTCACGAATGCCATTTCAACCCGCACACGCGGTATCGACATCGTACTGGCGCATCATACGCAGTTAGGCAATGGCCGACTGAATACATCCTTAGGCCTGAATTTCAATTCGTTAGACACGATTAGTGTGAATACAAACGCCAAACTGAAACCCTATAAAGACCTGTATTTTGACCTGCGAGAGTACTATTTCGTAAAGGCGTCGGCTCCCCCGTCCAAAATGAACCTTACGGTTGATTATAGCATCAATAAGTGGGCATTCCTGCTACGTGTCGTGCGTTTTGGCGAAGTGAAGCTGGCAAACTGGAATTACGATTCGAATAATCTCGACGTTTACCGTCCAAAAGCCACAACCGATTTATCGATTTCGTACCGGTTCACCCCACAAGTTGGTTTGTCGATTGGCGGCTCTAACATCTTTAACGTGTACCCTGACCTACACCGTGCCGATCTGACCGAGTCGGGTGGTGCCTGGGACCCCGTTCAAATGGGTAGCAACGGAGCGTATTGGTTCGGCAAACTGAACTTCCGATTTTAA
- a CDS encoding FAD-dependent oxidoreductase, which translates to MIADYTEAPVCHVDDMVDGELKEVRVGDTDVLLARADSQYYALYPKCTHYQGPLAKGLLNGHRLVCPWHNACFDIRDGHRLEAPALNGLPTHEVRIENDQVFVRLTTNKESLENPMAALDDAASETYVIVGGGGAGAFAAEGMREGGFTGKIIMMTESSEAPYDRPNCSKDYLQGKAPDEWMPLRPDEFYKDYGIEIRTNQQVTLLDPTKKQIELASGETISYDKALICSGGKPNVLPGLNTNLKGVYSLRSLHDSQTLRDLGKQGKRVVIVGSSFIGLEGAMSLRKLGSEIDVVGTEKTPFEKILGEKIGHVIQGWHEKEGIRFHLGRKVDHIEGEGTVTAVILDNGERIPADFVLLGLGVKPRTDFLKGIALEKDGGVKTDNYLTISDGLYAAGDIAHYPVADGFQRIEHWKVAGQQGHTAGLTMAGKDEPYTAIPFFWSNQQGKRINYVGHITQIDDIIYEGDLEKDDSFLALYVQDGQVKAAAGLKRDQDIIAIRELMHEGRMPAVETIRNGLKWVEELKKA; encoded by the coding sequence ATGATCGCTGACTACACCGAAGCCCCTGTTTGCCATGTTGATGACATGGTTGATGGCGAATTAAAAGAAGTTCGCGTGGGCGATACCGACGTATTGCTCGCCCGTGCCGATAGCCAATACTATGCGCTCTATCCGAAATGTACTCATTATCAAGGACCGCTGGCAAAAGGCCTACTCAATGGGCATCGACTTGTTTGTCCCTGGCATAATGCCTGCTTCGATATTAGAGATGGCCATCGGCTGGAAGCGCCAGCTTTAAATGGCTTACCGACACACGAGGTGCGTATTGAAAACGATCAGGTGTTCGTGCGATTGACTACAAATAAGGAAAGTCTGGAAAATCCAATGGCTGCACTAGACGATGCTGCTTCTGAAACATACGTCATCGTTGGGGGTGGGGGAGCTGGTGCTTTTGCTGCCGAAGGCATGCGTGAGGGTGGTTTTACGGGTAAAATCATCATGATGACCGAAAGCAGCGAAGCGCCTTATGATCGCCCAAATTGTTCTAAAGATTACCTGCAAGGCAAAGCCCCTGACGAGTGGATGCCGTTGCGCCCGGATGAGTTTTATAAAGACTACGGCATCGAAATCCGTACCAATCAGCAGGTAACATTACTTGACCCAACTAAAAAACAGATTGAGCTGGCTTCTGGTGAAACGATTTCGTATGATAAAGCACTAATTTGTTCAGGAGGTAAACCGAATGTACTGCCTGGTCTGAATACTAATCTCAAAGGAGTTTATTCGCTTCGGAGTTTGCACGATAGCCAAACCTTGCGGGATTTAGGAAAACAAGGTAAACGAGTGGTTATTGTTGGCAGTTCGTTTATTGGCTTAGAAGGGGCGATGAGCCTTCGTAAACTTGGGAGTGAGATAGATGTGGTCGGTACGGAAAAAACACCTTTTGAGAAAATTCTCGGCGAAAAAATTGGTCATGTTATTCAGGGATGGCACGAGAAAGAAGGAATCCGGTTTCACCTCGGTCGGAAAGTTGATCATATAGAGGGTGAGGGAACTGTGACTGCGGTAATTCTCGACAATGGAGAGCGAATTCCTGCCGATTTTGTATTACTTGGTTTAGGTGTTAAACCCCGTACCGATTTTTTGAAGGGCATTGCGCTTGAGAAAGATGGGGGTGTTAAAACAGATAACTACCTGACTATATCAGATGGGCTATATGCCGCTGGCGACATTGCCCATTATCCTGTAGCGGACGGTTTTCAACGAATTGAACATTGGAAAGTGGCTGGTCAGCAAGGACATACAGCTGGTTTAACGATGGCAGGTAAGGACGAGCCGTATACGGCCATTCCGTTTTTCTGGAGCAATCAGCAAGGCAAACGCATCAACTATGTTGGACACATCACCCAAATTGATGACATTATTTACGAGGGCGACCTAGAAAAAGACGATTCATTCTTAGCCCTCTACGTTCAGGATGGCCAGGTCAAAGCAGCAGCTGGTCTTAAACGAGATCAGGATATTATTGCAATCCGGGAGTTGATGCACGAAGGCCGCATGCCAGCGGTAGAAACGATTAGAAATGGGTTAAAATGGGTTGAGGAGTTGAAAAAAGCCTGA